A window of Methanocaldococcus vulcanius M7 genomic DNA:
CGATGTTGTTTGTGATTCCAGACCTTGAGAATCCTCCCAGTGGTGGAAAATGGGATCTGAGAAGAAACAAAGAGTTTGTTAAATATCTTCACGAGTTGGAAAGAGAAGGATATAAAATTGAACTTCACGGATATAAGCATACATTCCACGAATTTAACTGTCCAAAAGATGAATGTTTAGAAAAATTACATAATGCAGAAATTATAATGAGGGACTGTGGATTTGACAACCTATCCTTCTTTATCCCACCCGCATGGGCTTTAAATAACGACTCACTTAAAGTTTTACTCGAACACAACTATACCGTAATCTTAACCAATGAAATAATCTACCCAAATGGCACAACTAAAAAGATTATGAATAAAGAATATACTTGGTATCTCAAAAAAGAATATGTAAACTTATACTTAATAAAAGCAGAAATAAACTACCGCTACGCATTAAAACACCATATTCCTTTCTATCTTTCACTACATCCACAAACGATCACTTATGGTGGAGGATTGGAGTTTCTAAACAAATTTTTAAAATTTATAAATCAAACAACATGATTTAATTTCAGTTAATTAAATTTTAGACAACCACAATTTATTTATAAAATTTTATTTATATAATGGGGTCTGTCCAACATGGATATTTATAGGCATAAGTCCATGTTGAACTTGGGGATCATCGACCTCATCTCCCTCTGGGTTCATTGGGAGCAAGTCATTGGTCTCCTCCTCAGTCACGGACTTAAAAACCTTACGGTTTTTAAGTTCTCGTCGCTTCGCTCCAAGAGAACCCCAGCTCCTCCCATTAGTTTAAATATCCACAATATCGATGCCTCCT
This region includes:
- a CDS encoding DUF2334 domain-containing protein; the encoded protein is MKKLLISFIVVLSITSIVLGEIFISENSSSNIIKENKNNSKYIENNSKHDVKNHNVKNNNEKPIILVHDVSPKYFKQLKEVINVINKYHYANHTMLFVIPDLENPPSGGKWDLRRNKEFVKYLHELEREGYKIELHGYKHTFHEFNCPKDECLEKLHNAEIIMRDCGFDNLSFFIPPAWALNNDSLKVLLEHNYTVILTNEIIYPNGTTKKIMNKEYTWYLKKEYVNLYLIKAEINYRYALKHHIPFYLSLHPQTITYGGGLEFLNKFLKFINQTT